From the genome of Papaver somniferum cultivar HN1 chromosome 2, ASM357369v1, whole genome shotgun sequence, one region includes:
- the LOC113350235 gene encoding autophagy-related protein 18a-like isoform X2: MATPSAQSTHLPLHNHSLPHDGDEIPSPTSVYSLDSTISTLNSHSQSNNNDIPNPKNSTLTDSQTSSSPVPSSLLYVSFNQDFQYFSVGTDEGFRIYNCYPYGESFRRDFNGSGGIGIVTMLFRFNILALVGGGTQPMFPLNKVMIWEDDKSLCTKEISFRSNVRAVRLRRDRIIVILEQKIFIYNFIDMKLLHQIETFPNPKGLCEVSHVSGSLVLAFPGLQKGQVRVENYTTKKTKFIFAHDSNIECMSLTQDGELLATASSKGTLVRIFNTSNGTLLQEVRRGADRAEIYSLAFSPTAQWLAVSSNKGTVHVFNLKVNQDTSVGSSSSNPPIPATSSPFSFIRGVLPKYFNSEWSVAQFRFREDLKHIVAFGDQKDAQSNTIVILGMDGR; the protein is encoded by the exons ATGGCGACTCCCTCTGCTCAATCTACTCATCTCCCACTGCACAACCATAGTTTACCACACGATGGCGATGAAATTCCATCTCCTACTTCGGTTTATTCATTAGATTCAACTATTTCCACATTAAATTCTCATTCTCAAAGTAACAACAATGATATCCCTAACCCTAAGAATTCAACTTTGACAGATTCTCAAACTTCTTCATCACCAGTACCGTCTTCTCTTCTTTATGTTTCCTTCAATCAAGATTTTCAATACTTTTCAGTTGGGACAGATGAAGGGTTTAGGATTTACAATTGTTATCCATATGGCGAATCCTTCCGGCGCGAttttaatggtagtggtggtattGGTATTGTCACTATGCTCTTCCGTTTCAACATTCTTGCCTTAGTTGGTGGTGGTACTCAACCGATGTTTCCTCTTAATAAG GTCATGATATGGGAGGATGACAAAAGCCTGTGCACGAAAGAGATTTCATTTAGATCAAATGTTCGGGCAGTTCGTCTTCGACGTGACCGAATAATTGTTATTCTAGAGCAGAAGATATTCATATACAATTTCATTGATATGAAGCTTTTGCATCAAATTGaaacgttcccaaaccccaaGGGACTATGTGAAGTATCTCATGTCTCAGGGTCACTGGTACTTGCTTTTCCGGGACTTCAGAAGGGGCAAGTTAGGGTTGAGAATTATACGACCAAGAAGACTAAGTTCATATTTGCCCATGATTCAAACATTGAATGTATGTCACTAACACAGGATGGGGAGTTGCTTGCTACAGCCAGCTCGAAGGGAACCTTGGTTAGAATTTTTAATACTTCAAATGGAACTTTGTTGCAAGAG GTAAGAAGAGGCGCAGATCGAGCAGAGATTTACAGTCTAGCTTTCTCACCTACTGCACAGTGGTTGGCGGTTTCAAGTAACAAGGGTACTGTTCATGTATTCAACTTAAAGGTCAATCAAGACACGTCGGTGGGTTCATCTAGTTCCAATCCCCCTATTCCGGCAACTAGTTCACCCTTCTCTTTCATTCGAG GGGTACTGCCTAAGTACTTCAATTCAGAATGGTCGGTAGCTCAATTTCGGTTTCGTGAAGATTTGAAGCACATTGTTGCATTTGGTGACCAGAAGGATGCCCAGAGTAACACCATCGTGATCTTAGGCATGGATGGAAGGTAG
- the LOC113350235 gene encoding autophagy-related protein 18a-like isoform X1, with the protein MATPSAQSTHLPLHNHSLPHDGDEIPSPTSVYSLDSTISTLNSHSQSNNNDIPNPKNSTLTDSQTSSSPVPSSLLYVSFNQDFQYFSVGTDEGFRIYNCYPYGESFRRDFNGSGGIGIVTMLFRFNILALVGGGTQPMFPLNKVMIWEDDKSLCTKEISFRSNVRAVRLRRDRIIVILEQKIFIYNFIDMKLLHQIETFPNPKGLCEVSHVSGSLVLAFPGLQKGQVRVENYTTKKTKFIFAHDSNIECMSLTQDGELLATASSKGTLVRIFNTSNGTLLQEVRRGADRAEIYSLAFSPTAQWLAVSSNKGTVHVFNLKVNQDTSVGSSSSNPPIPATSSPFSFIRGVLPKYFNSEWSVAQFRFREDLKHIVAFGDQKDAQSNTIVILGMDGSFYRCRFDPVAGGEMTQLEHHNFLNL; encoded by the exons ATGGCGACTCCCTCTGCTCAATCTACTCATCTCCCACTGCACAACCATAGTTTACCACACGATGGCGATGAAATTCCATCTCCTACTTCGGTTTATTCATTAGATTCAACTATTTCCACATTAAATTCTCATTCTCAAAGTAACAACAATGATATCCCTAACCCTAAGAATTCAACTTTGACAGATTCTCAAACTTCTTCATCACCAGTACCGTCTTCTCTTCTTTATGTTTCCTTCAATCAAGATTTTCAATACTTTTCAGTTGGGACAGATGAAGGGTTTAGGATTTACAATTGTTATCCATATGGCGAATCCTTCCGGCGCGAttttaatggtagtggtggtattGGTATTGTCACTATGCTCTTCCGTTTCAACATTCTTGCCTTAGTTGGTGGTGGTACTCAACCGATGTTTCCTCTTAATAAG GTCATGATATGGGAGGATGACAAAAGCCTGTGCACGAAAGAGATTTCATTTAGATCAAATGTTCGGGCAGTTCGTCTTCGACGTGACCGAATAATTGTTATTCTAGAGCAGAAGATATTCATATACAATTTCATTGATATGAAGCTTTTGCATCAAATTGaaacgttcccaaaccccaaGGGACTATGTGAAGTATCTCATGTCTCAGGGTCACTGGTACTTGCTTTTCCGGGACTTCAGAAGGGGCAAGTTAGGGTTGAGAATTATACGACCAAGAAGACTAAGTTCATATTTGCCCATGATTCAAACATTGAATGTATGTCACTAACACAGGATGGGGAGTTGCTTGCTACAGCCAGCTCGAAGGGAACCTTGGTTAGAATTTTTAATACTTCAAATGGAACTTTGTTGCAAGAG GTAAGAAGAGGCGCAGATCGAGCAGAGATTTACAGTCTAGCTTTCTCACCTACTGCACAGTGGTTGGCGGTTTCAAGTAACAAGGGTACTGTTCATGTATTCAACTTAAAGGTCAATCAAGACACGTCGGTGGGTTCATCTAGTTCCAATCCCCCTATTCCGGCAACTAGTTCACCCTTCTCTTTCATTCGAG GGGTACTGCCTAAGTACTTCAATTCAGAATGGTCGGTAGCTCAATTTCGGTTTCGTGAAGATTTGAAGCACATTGTTGCATTTGGTGACCAGAAGGATGCCCAGAGTAACACCATCGTGATCTTAGGCATGGATGGAAG TTTTTATCGGTGTCGGTTTGATCCAGTGGCGGGTGGAGAGATGACTCAGCTTGAACATCATAACTTTCTGAATTTGTAG
- the LOC113350234 gene encoding acyl-CoA-binding domain-containing protein 4-like translates to MATTTRSSSGLSYPERFFSAASYVGLGQSSSNSNSSSSKSPISNFKNDTALLLYGLYQQATVGPCNVPKPRIWSPTEQSKWTSWNGLGNMASAEAMRLFVKILEEEEPTWYSKVPEFVIEPLVDVEINNTKMESVAPNGNHFPEPKTISTENGILAEAQDKDVVTEGIGSIAVYDQWIALTVSGQLPKARYEHAAAVVQDSMHVFGGNHNGRYLNDLQVLDFRSLTWSKVEVSAKPDSSEVSPVPLPPCAGHSLIPWENKLISIAGHTKDPTETITVKAFDLQSSTWSTLRTYGEPPISRGGQSVTLVGTTLVIFGGEDASRSLLNDLHILDLETMTWDDIDTVGMPPSPRSDHAAAVHAERYLLIFGGGSHATCFNDLHVLDLETMEWSRPKQQGSIPTPRAGLAGVTVGENWFIVGGGDNKSGASETVVLNMSTLVWSVVTTVQGRVPIASEGLSLVVSSYNSEDILVAFGGYNGRYNNEVNILKPSNKSTLQSNIMERSMPDSVDVHHATNATRDGESEFESGKIREIVMDNVDSDPMGSGRHNIKSGEHSERIIAALKTEKDEIEAAFTKEQLQTLKLKQELAEQYGRNTDISEELQSVRAQLASEQSRCFKLEVDIAELRQKLQTMETLQKELELLQRQKLASEQAAANAKKQQSSGGVWGWIAGNPTPRNRKSEDDYDDEDEDA, encoded by the exons atggcaacaacaacaagaagttcATCGGGATTAAGTTATCCAGAGAGATTCTTTTCGGCAGCTTCTTATGTTGGATTAGGTCAATCTTCCTCAAACTCAAATTCATCTTCATCTAAATCACCGATCTCAAATTTTAAAAATGATACTGCTTTGTTACTATACGGATTATATCAACAG GCAACAGTTGGACCATGTAATGTTCCGAAACCTCGAATCTGGAGTCCTACGGAGCAAAGCAAATGGACCAG TTGGAATGGGCTCGGTAACATGGCTTCAGCAGAGGCGATGCGTCTTTTTGTGAAAATCTTGGAG GAAGAAGAGCCAACATGGTATTCAAAAGTGCCGGAATTTGTTATTGAGCCTCTTGTAGATGTGGAAATTAAT AATACAAAGATGGAGTCAGTTGCTCCAAACGGTAACCATTTTCCGGAACCAAAAACCATTTCCACTGAAAATGGCATCCTTGCTGAGGCTCAGGATAAGGATGTTGTCACAGAAGGCATTGGTTCTATTGCTGTGTATGATCAATGGATTGCTCTTACAGTATCTGGTCAACTCCCAAAAGCGCGCTATGAG CATGCTGCAGCTGTAGTTCAAGACTCGATGCATGTATTTGGGGGAAACCACAATGGTCGTTACCTTAATGATCTTCAG GTCCTTGATTTTAGAAGTTTGACGTGGTCCAAGGTCGAGGTTAGCGCAAAACCAGATTCTTCAGAAGTGTCTCCAGTACCTCTGCCTCCCTGTGCGGGCCATTCCCTG ATACCATGGGAAAACAAGCTTATTTCAATTGCTGGTCATACAAAAGATCCTACCGAGACTATCACAG TAAAGGCATTTGATCTGCAGTCTTCTACTTGGTCGACATTAAGAACTTACGGGGAACCACCG ATCTCACGTGGAGGTCAGTCTGTGACGCTTGTTGGAACTACTTTAGTCATATTTGGTGGTGAAGATGCCAGTAGATCTCTCTTGAATGATTTGCACATTCTTGATCTTGAAACCATGACCTGGGATGACATAGATACTGT GGGCATGCCTCCTTCCCCAAGGTCAGATCATGCTGCTGCAGTGCATGCAGAGAGATACCTTCTCATCTTTGGTGGGGGTTCACATGCTACATGCTTCAATGATCTACATGTCCTTGACTTGGAAACG ATGGAATGGTCAAGACCGAAGCAACAGGGTAGCATACCAACTCCACGAGCTGGACTTGCAGGTGTAACAGTTGGCGAGAATTGGTTTATTGTTGGTGGAGGCGATAATAAAAGTG GTGCCTCAGAAACTGTAGTTCTTAACATGTCAACGCTTGTCTGGTCAGTTGTAACAACAGTCCAAGGACGTGTTCCTATTGCTAGTGAG GGCCTAAGTTTGGTGGTGAGctcctataatagtgaagatatCCTAGTGGCTTTTGGAGGATACAATGGGCGATACAATAATGAG GTTAATATTCTTAAACCAAGCAACAAGTCAACATTGCAATCGAATATAATGGAGAGGAGTATGCCCGACAGTGTTGATGTGCATCATGCAACAAATGCTACAAGAGATGGGGAGTCCGAGTTTGAATCTGGGAAAATAAGGGAAATTGTCATGGACAATGTTGACTCAGATCCCATG GGATCGGGTAGGCACAACATTAAAAGCGGTGAACACAGTGAACGGATTATAGCAGCCCTAAAGACAGAGAAAGACGAAATAGAAGCTGCATTTACAAAAGAGCAGTTGCAAACCCTAAAACTGAAGCAAGAGTTAGCAGAACAATATGGTCGAAATACAGATATTAGCGAG GAACTTCAATCTGTTCGTGCCCAGCTTGCTTCTGAGCAGTCGAGGTGTTTTAAACTCGAG GTTGATATTGCAGAGTTACGGCAAAAGTTGCAAACAATGGAGACCTTACAAAAGGAGCTTGAACTCCTTCAACGACAAAAGCTTGCCTCTGAACAGGCTGCTGCAAATGCCAAAAAGCAGCAAAGCTCAGGCGGTGTTTGGGGTTGGATTGCAGGAAACCCTACTCCTCGTAACCGAAAATCCGAAGACGATTATGACGACGAGGATGAAGATGCCTGA